In one Flammeovirga yaeyamensis genomic region, the following are encoded:
- a CDS encoding PKD domain-containing protein, with protein sequence MKFLKLNLFAAFNLLAFLFLQSCSNEKAIEELIGVVTVDAGEDQTVFLGDKVTLNGSATDSQNESINYLWEFTQIPSGVSSIEVENPTSSTTSFIPTATGTYILRLNAINSSGANDSDEISIVVESGTNSPEEIGGVLNSDRTLTNRIEDPTLPDYIASSDVILQANLTIEAGVKIVFVSESGIDVTSSAYLKAIGTAQEPIILTGVNQLVGAWKGLNIQSNNSNNILDYVEIDYAGQKGFDGANHKTNIMINDQSSISISNSKLTNGGGYGLYLREKTSNLTIFSNNIITLNATAVSAQFHHFHFFDETSDYTGNTNDYIEGMWSATHSDEDMTWNAINVPYKLAENIEVIESDIIIAAGTTIIGSNESGLQILAGGSLNAVGTASDIIIFRGEESLSGKWRGLSFHSNSTNNELTYVEISDAGQKGFDGGNEKANIMVDGDGRLKMTHTKSYNSAGYGLFTRTLTSVLVDFADNTLTENFAPVMTQVNHYHYFDNGSDYTGNTKDYIDSYWSGDETTINATWQALNVPYLLCDNIEYLASDINVDAGAVFHGRQESGIQVQEDGSLKTNGTSTDEIIFQGDQDVNGYWRGLRYLSNSSNNVIMHTIIKNGGQKGFDGGNRKANIEVGTSASLTIENSSISKSGDAGIRVQNGGQLSSTRNSFSGNTGVDIDQ encoded by the coding sequence ATGAAATTTTTAAAACTAAATCTCTTTGCTGCTTTCAATCTATTGGCTTTTCTTTTTTTACAAAGTTGTAGCAATGAAAAAGCAATTGAAGAGCTAATCGGTGTGGTGACTGTAGATGCTGGTGAAGATCAAACGGTATTTTTAGGTGATAAAGTTACATTAAACGGATCAGCTACTGATAGTCAAAATGAAAGTATAAACTATTTATGGGAATTCACTCAAATTCCCTCAGGTGTTAGTTCAATTGAAGTAGAAAATCCAACTTCATCAACGACTTCATTTATCCCAACAGCAACTGGCACATACATTTTAAGATTAAATGCCATAAACTCAAGTGGAGCAAATGATTCTGATGAAATATCTATAGTCGTTGAAAGTGGGACGAACTCACCCGAAGAAATTGGAGGTGTTTTAAATTCGGACCGAACTTTAACTAATCGAATTGAAGACCCAACTTTACCTGATTATATAGCTTCATCTGATGTCATACTTCAAGCGAATCTTACCATAGAAGCTGGAGTAAAGATTGTCTTTGTCAGTGAATCAGGAATTGATGTAACATCATCTGCGTATCTAAAAGCAATAGGTACTGCACAAGAACCAATTATTTTAACTGGTGTAAATCAATTAGTAGGTGCATGGAAAGGGCTTAATATTCAATCAAATAACAGCAATAATATCTTAGATTATGTCGAAATAGATTATGCAGGTCAAAAAGGATTTGATGGAGCAAATCATAAAACTAATATTATGATAAACGATCAATCAAGTATCAGTATTAGTAACTCTAAACTAACTAACGGAGGTGGATATGGTCTATATTTAAGAGAAAAAACATCAAACCTTACAATATTTAGTAATAACATCATCACTTTAAATGCAACTGCTGTATCCGCTCAATTTCATCACTTTCATTTCTTTGATGAAACATCTGATTATACAGGAAATACAAATGATTATATCGAAGGTATGTGGAGTGCAACTCATAGTGATGAGGATATGACTTGGAATGCAATCAATGTTCCTTACAAGCTGGCAGAGAATATTGAAGTGATAGAATCTGATATTATAATTGCAGCAGGTACAACAATAATTGGTAGTAATGAAAGTGGTCTACAAATCTTAGCTGGAGGGTCGTTGAATGCCGTAGGAACAGCCTCTGACATAATTATTTTTAGAGGGGAGGAAAGTCTATCCGGTAAATGGAGAGGATTATCATTCCATTCAAATAGTACAAATAACGAACTCACTTATGTTGAAATATCTGATGCAGGTCAGAAAGGTTTTGATGGAGGAAATGAAAAAGCCAATATTATGGTGGATGGAGATGGTCGATTAAAAATGACACATACAAAATCATATAATAGTGCAGGATATGGCCTTTTTACAAGAACACTTACTTCTGTATTAGTTGACTTTGCTGATAATACTCTTACAGAAAATTTTGCTCCCGTTATGACACAAGTAAATCATTACCATTATTTTGATAATGGCAGTGATTACACTGGTAATACTAAAGACTATATCGATTCGTATTGGAGTGGGGATGAAACCACTATAAATGCTACTTGGCAAGCACTTAATGTTCCTTATTTATTATGTGATAATATCGAATACCTAGCTTCCGATATTAATGTAGATGCAGGAGCTGTATTCCATGGCCGTCAAGAAAGTGGAATCCAAGTACAAGAAGATGGATCTTTGAAAACAAACGGAACTTCTACAGATGAAATCATTTTTCAAGGAGATCAGGATGTAAATGGTTATTGGAGGGGACTTCGTTATTTATCCAATTCATCAAATAATGTAATTATGCATACCATTATTAAAAATGGCGGACAAAAAGGATTTGATGGAGGAAACCGAAAAGCAAATATAGAAGTAGGAACATCTGCTTCATTAACTATAGAAAACAGTTCAATTTCCAAAAGTGGAGATGCTGGAATACGTGTGCAAAACGGTGGTCAGCTTAGCTCTACTAGGAATAGTTTTAGCGGAAATACGGGCGTAGATATCGACCAGTAA
- a CDS encoding ATP-binding protein, with protein MLYNKLLLLTALSISFSLNATNKEPLDSLKIEVLKMSDKEKISFYYEHCTDYSASPQKAKNALFFLDEAIELSEKMNDKDSYYRFRIEKLGAQSILENDSTKILEMDDMISELKDYNNLALIQRALVIKGNELEQMDLMSDAKKTYLAALDYAITLKDTSRQGVIYNNLGNIANKTSRNEEAIKYYLQSLTLREKGDLKNLNRTYNNISQIYKRIGDYEKSILYNQKAIQVQVAQKNVFGQSISYLNLGNTYRHMGQYDSSIYYNKEALRLSESINDTIGFAFAFYNLGSSNFSKKDFHEAIKYYKKAYPIYEKGNMKSYAASTLNSLSASYRSAGNLKKAEYYLIKAEVLSKDLNSFSLKENIHQNYYYIYKDQGNYKEALKHSELYKQYADSVLNESQLEKIASLEKDYEIKDRDNKIALLDKENELAELKITQQNLVRKGLILLIFMTFIVAFVLFSKYNAKRKTERILSLKNQALDEANHVKDQFFSIIAHELRNPLSAFKMLTNGLKSNLNYYSKEEIEDQLNELRLSANSLSELLQNLLQWSLSQTDRMIIQPIDSDVKVVLDNVIQHSNSFAQQRGIKINNEKVNNSMIKMDIQTMEFVFRNLIINSIKFSPSDSEVIIETNEHTDFLKVSIKDHGIGMSENDVEKLFQLNYNMNTIGNSPNKGSGLGLLLVKEFVSRNNGRIEVHSQLSKGTTIDIYLPKY; from the coding sequence ATGTTATACAACAAATTACTATTACTCACTGCTCTATCAATTTCTTTTTCTCTAAATGCTACGAATAAAGAACCACTTGATAGCTTAAAAATTGAAGTCCTAAAAATGTCTGATAAAGAGAAAATATCTTTTTATTATGAACATTGTACAGACTATTCAGCTTCTCCACAGAAAGCTAAAAATGCCTTGTTTTTTCTTGATGAAGCCATTGAGCTATCAGAAAAAATGAATGATAAAGACTCTTATTATCGATTTAGAATTGAAAAATTAGGAGCTCAATCCATTCTCGAGAATGATAGTACGAAAATTTTAGAAATGGATGATATGATTTCGGAATTGAAAGACTATAATAATCTTGCTTTAATTCAGAGGGCCTTGGTCATTAAAGGAAATGAGCTTGAACAAATGGACTTAATGAGCGATGCAAAGAAGACTTACTTGGCTGCTTTGGATTATGCAATTACTCTAAAAGACACAAGCAGGCAAGGTGTGATATACAACAATCTAGGAAATATAGCGAATAAGACGAGTAGGAATGAAGAAGCGATAAAATACTATCTCCAAAGCTTGACCTTGAGGGAAAAAGGAGATCTTAAGAATCTAAATCGAACGTACAATAACATTTCTCAGATTTATAAAAGAATTGGAGATTATGAAAAATCAATTCTTTATAATCAAAAAGCAATACAGGTTCAGGTGGCTCAAAAAAATGTTTTCGGACAAAGTATAAGTTATTTAAACTTGGGGAACACCTATAGACATATGGGGCAGTATGATAGTTCAATATATTATAATAAAGAAGCGCTCCGTTTAAGTGAGTCAATTAATGACACAATAGGGTTTGCATTCGCTTTTTATAATTTAGGGTCATCCAATTTTTCAAAAAAAGATTTTCATGAAGCCATCAAATACTATAAAAAGGCCTATCCCATTTATGAGAAAGGTAATATGAAATCATATGCAGCATCTACATTAAATAGTTTATCAGCATCTTATAGGAGTGCAGGAAATTTAAAAAAAGCTGAGTATTATTTAATCAAGGCAGAGGTGCTTTCTAAAGATCTAAACTCATTTAGTCTAAAAGAAAATATTCATCAGAATTATTATTACATATACAAGGATCAAGGTAATTATAAAGAAGCACTTAAACATAGTGAACTCTACAAACAATATGCTGATAGCGTTCTGAATGAAAGTCAACTTGAAAAAATTGCAAGTCTCGAAAAAGACTATGAAATAAAAGATAGAGACAATAAAATAGCTTTGTTGGATAAGGAAAATGAACTTGCAGAGTTAAAAATTACACAACAAAATCTTGTTAGAAAAGGATTGATCCTATTGATTTTTATGACGTTCATTGTAGCATTTGTACTGTTCAGTAAATACAATGCAAAACGAAAAACGGAACGTATTTTATCTTTAAAAAATCAAGCATTAGACGAGGCTAACCATGTAAAAGATCAATTCTTTTCTATCATTGCTCATGAATTAAGAAATCCTTTGTCTGCATTTAAGATGTTAACAAATGGATTGAAATCGAACTTAAACTATTACTCTAAAGAAGAGATTGAAGATCAGCTGAATGAACTTAGGTTGTCAGCAAATAGTTTAAGTGAATTATTACAAAACTTATTACAATGGTCTTTATCTCAAACAGATAGAATGATAATTCAGCCAATAGATTCAGATGTGAAAGTAGTTTTAGATAATGTGATTCAACACTCAAATAGTTTTGCTCAACAAAGAGGAATCAAAATAAATAATGAGAAAGTAAACAATAGTATGATCAAAATGGATATTCAAACTATGGAGTTTGTTTTTAGAAACCTTATTATCAATTCCATTAAATTTTCACCATCAGATAGCGAAGTAATCATTGAAACAAATGAGCATACTGATTTTTTAAAAGTGAGTATAAAAGATCATGGAATTGGAATGTCAGAAAATGATGTTGAAAAACTTTTTCAATTGAATTACAATATGAATACGATTGGAAATTCTCCAAATAAAGGAAGTGGATTAGGTTTACTATTAGTTAAAGAATTTGTTAGTAGAAATAATGGTAGAATAGAAGTTCATAGTCAACTTTCTAAAGGAACTACAATTGATATATACTTACCTAAATACTAA
- a CDS encoding response regulator, protein MEKKINIAIIDDHKIILQGLKSMMIAEDAIKILGLYQTTKDFLISETIQQIDILLLDINLGNESGILFAKKLKKKFNDLKIIMLTAFDDDTNVEDAILVGVDAYITKDAEKDELVLSIHEVFNGRKYFGKKVSKLVFDGFIQNVKSKNEIPLSERECEVLTHIAEGLKHKEIADVMCVSVKTVETHKSNLQRKLELYTTADLVKYALKNRLIEM, encoded by the coding sequence ATGGAAAAGAAAATAAATATAGCTATCATTGATGATCATAAAATTATTCTTCAAGGTTTAAAGTCAATGATGATTGCAGAAGATGCTATTAAGATTTTAGGTTTATATCAAACAACAAAGGATTTTTTAATTTCAGAAACCATACAACAGATTGATATTTTATTGCTTGATATCAACCTAGGTAATGAATCAGGAATCTTGTTTGCTAAAAAGCTTAAAAAAAAATTTAACGATTTGAAAATCATTATGCTCACTGCTTTTGATGATGATACAAATGTTGAAGATGCAATTCTTGTAGGTGTTGATGCCTATATAACTAAAGATGCCGAAAAAGATGAATTGGTTTTGTCAATTCATGAAGTTTTTAATGGTAGGAAATATTTTGGTAAGAAAGTATCCAAATTAGTTTTTGATGGTTTTATACAAAATGTGAAATCTAAAAATGAAATTCCATTAAGTGAGCGTGAGTGTGAAGTATTAACCCATATTGCAGAAGGTTTAAAACATAAAGAAATTGCTGATGTTATGTGTGTGAGTGTTAAAACTGTAGAAACTCATAAGTCTAATTTACAGAGGAAACTAGAGTTATATACTACTGCTGATTTAGTGAAATATGCATTGAAGAATAGATTAATAGAAATGTAA
- a CDS encoding efflux RND transporter periplasmic adaptor subunit has translation MFRNLLILLFSLLILSCAKEKKVANNKPIYPYKVVQAEIRDVSYEKAYPASVKGEVSSEVRAKISGYIDAVYVDEGQKVRKGQKLFHIETASLSEQVQTAKAQVEVAEVEVARLRPLVEKKVISEIQLKTAEAKLAEMKSNLNTIYANISYATITSPVNGVVGSINFRQGTLVGPNTASLTEVSDIQNVYAYFSMNEKDFLSFTKDVKGKDMEEKIKNLPSVQLLLADGSLYANEGNIVTISGSINQETGSVSFRAKFPNQEGILRDGSSARVIVKNEVKDALVIPYQSTFEQQGQTIVYKVSETDSLYTKKITTSIKTDRLLVIDHGIEKGDKILAEGVNVVRSGQKIKSKLTTVDEVLDTYQTAFK, from the coding sequence ATGTTCAGGAATTTATTAATTCTCCTATTTTCACTTCTTATACTTTCGTGTGCTAAGGAAAAGAAAGTAGCTAATAACAAACCTATTTATCCATATAAAGTTGTTCAAGCTGAAATTAGAGATGTATCTTACGAAAAGGCTTACCCCGCAAGTGTAAAGGGTGAGGTGAGTAGTGAAGTACGTGCAAAAATTAGTGGCTATATCGATGCCGTATATGTAGATGAAGGTCAGAAAGTTCGAAAAGGACAGAAACTTTTTCATATAGAAACAGCTTCTTTAAGCGAGCAAGTACAAACTGCGAAGGCACAAGTAGAAGTAGCCGAAGTTGAAGTGGCTCGTCTTCGTCCTTTGGTAGAAAAGAAAGTAATATCAGAAATCCAATTGAAGACGGCAGAGGCGAAATTGGCAGAGATGAAGAGTAATCTAAATACCATCTATGCGAATATTAGTTACGCCACAATTACTAGTCCGGTGAATGGTGTAGTAGGTTCAATTAACTTTAGACAAGGTACTTTGGTGGGACCGAATACTGCTTCTTTAACAGAGGTGTCAGATATTCAAAATGTCTATGCTTACTTCTCGATGAACGAGAAAGACTTCCTTTCTTTTACGAAAGATGTAAAAGGTAAAGATATGGAAGAAAAAATCAAAAACTTGCCAAGTGTACAATTGCTATTGGCCGATGGATCTTTGTATGCTAACGAAGGAAATATTGTAACGATTTCTGGTAGTATCAATCAGGAAACGGGATCAGTATCATTTAGAGCAAAATTCCCTAACCAAGAAGGTATTCTGAGAGACGGTAGTAGTGCAAGAGTTATTGTGAAGAACGAAGTGAAAGATGCTTTGGTCATTCCTTATCAATCTACTTTTGAGCAACAAGGTCAGACGATCGTTTATAAAGTTTCAGAAACTGATTCTTTGTATACTAAAAAAATTACGACTTCTATCAAAACAGATCGTTTGTTAGTGATCGACCACGGTATTGAGAAGGGAGATAAAATTCTTGCTGAAGGTGTAAACGTTGTTCGATCAGGACAAAAAATTAAATCAAAACTAACCACTGTGGATGAAGTTTTAGATACTTATCAAACGGCATTCAAATAA
- a CDS encoding efflux RND transporter permease subunit has protein sequence MLQKFIDRPVLSTVISIVITLLGILGYMDLPVSQYPNIAPPTVAVTASYPGASAQTILESVIVPIEEQINGVEGMTYMTSSASNDGAASITVFFEQGIDPDVAAVNVQNRVARANSKLPSEVIRGGVITEKKENSALLYAAIYSENKDYGETFVTNYLNIQLKPELQRVKGVAAVNVFGSRDYSMRIWLDPAKMSTYSLTTADIQNAINEQSLEAAAGALGQNSGSPFEFVIKYKGRYKTPQEYKDIIIRSEGNGRFLRLKDVAEVELDAFSYDTKSITLGHPSVSFGVFQTPGSNAQEVIENLHLELKRLEKTFPDGVKYVINYDTNRFLTASMKKVQVTLIEAFILVFLVVWIFLQDFKSTLIPAIAVPVAIIGTFFFLGVLGYSVNLLTLFALVLAIGIVVDDAIVVVEAVHAKMDNGEEDSHRATSTAMSEISGAIISVTLVMAAVFVPITFIKGPSGVFYEQFGVTLIISILISAVNALTLSPALCVMFLRKHDGHEKKSFFDRFYEVFNIAFDVAVKKYARTLELFLKVKWLTLVAIILSFAGILYFNEKTPSGFVPSEDRGVVFINMELPIGSSLDRTFSMTEEMLAAIKDIPGIHSASMRSGSNFFSGAGSSYALGFVLLKGYDERTTPETSIEGILAELKKRTAHIKTAKTIFFVPPSIPGFGSSDGFELQILDKASGQLSGLDEVATKFTNEIMKSDVIAFASNSFNVNFPQLEMEIDVAKAKESKVLIGDIFKSMQGFIGGYYVADFTRFGKQLRVNMQVKPEDRKNAGSLDNMFVRNSEGTMVQISEFVKLKRSYGPQSIKRFNLYNAVSVNGGVMPGHSSGEAIKEIDRIAAETLPMNYEIAYSGLTREEISSSGQSVYIFMLSILFTYLFLAAQYESYVLPFAVLFSLPFGVLGAYSFTYWRGLENNIYFQIAMIMLVGLLAKNAILIIEFALQRRNEGYSLYDAAIEGAKERIRPILMTSFAFILGLTPLVMAEGVGAAGNKSIGTGAMAGMLVGTLLGLIFIPVLFVVFQGLHEKIVPKRSHQKRKKEKLEHA, from the coding sequence ATGTTACAAAAATTTATAGATAGACCGGTACTATCCACTGTAATTTCTATTGTAATTACTTTGCTGGGTATACTAGGTTATATGGATCTACCTGTATCACAGTATCCAAATATTGCCCCTCCAACTGTTGCAGTAACAGCAAGTTACCCTGGAGCGAGTGCACAAACTATTCTTGAAAGTGTGATTGTACCTATTGAGGAACAAATTAATGGTGTAGAAGGCATGACTTACATGACTTCTAGTGCTTCAAACGATGGAGCTGCATCGATTACAGTTTTCTTCGAACAAGGTATTGATCCCGATGTGGCGGCGGTAAACGTACAAAACAGGGTAGCAAGAGCCAATTCTAAATTACCATCAGAGGTGATTCGTGGTGGTGTAATTACAGAAAAGAAAGAAAACTCTGCCTTATTATACGCAGCGATTTATTCAGAAAATAAGGATTACGGAGAAACATTCGTGACCAACTATTTAAACATCCAATTGAAGCCTGAATTGCAAAGGGTAAAAGGGGTGGCAGCCGTAAACGTTTTTGGTTCAAGAGATTACTCCATGAGAATATGGTTGGACCCAGCAAAAATGTCGACGTACTCTTTAACAACTGCAGATATTCAGAATGCTATTAATGAGCAAAGTTTGGAAGCAGCTGCTGGAGCATTAGGTCAGAACTCTGGTTCGCCTTTCGAATTTGTGATCAAGTATAAAGGTCGTTATAAGACACCACAAGAATACAAAGACATTATTATTCGCTCTGAAGGAAATGGTCGTTTTCTTCGTCTAAAAGATGTGGCGGAAGTAGAATTGGATGCCTTTTCTTACGATACAAAATCAATTACTTTGGGTCACCCAAGTGTGAGTTTTGGTGTGTTCCAAACGCCTGGATCAAATGCTCAGGAAGTAATTGAAAACCTTCACTTAGAGTTGAAACGCTTGGAAAAAACGTTTCCTGATGGCGTAAAATATGTGATCAACTACGATACAAACAGATTCTTAACGGCATCAATGAAAAAAGTACAAGTGACTTTAATTGAAGCTTTCATTCTTGTATTCCTTGTAGTGTGGATCTTCTTACAAGATTTTAAATCGACATTAATTCCTGCAATTGCAGTTCCAGTAGCCATTATTGGTACATTCTTTTTCTTAGGAGTATTAGGCTATTCCGTCAATTTATTAACCTTATTTGCTTTAGTCCTCGCCATTGGTATTGTGGTAGATGACGCCATTGTAGTCGTCGAAGCCGTCCATGCCAAAATGGACAATGGAGAAGAGGATTCTCATAGAGCCACAAGTACAGCAATGAGCGAAATCTCAGGTGCGATTATCTCAGTAACATTAGTAATGGCTGCCGTTTTCGTACCAATTACCTTCATTAAAGGGCCATCAGGTGTATTCTATGAGCAATTTGGGGTAACACTGATTATATCGATTTTGATATCCGCAGTAAATGCCTTGACGTTGAGTCCTGCACTTTGTGTGATGTTCTTAAGAAAACACGATGGACATGAAAAGAAATCTTTCTTCGATAGATTTTACGAAGTATTCAACATAGCTTTTGATGTAGCTGTCAAGAAATATGCTCGTACTTTGGAGCTATTCTTAAAAGTAAAATGGCTGACATTGGTAGCCATCATTTTATCGTTCGCAGGGATTTTATATTTCAATGAAAAAACACCATCAGGTTTTGTGCCTTCAGAAGATAGAGGAGTGGTGTTTATCAATATGGAACTTCCAATTGGTTCATCATTGGACCGTACATTTTCCATGACGGAAGAAATGTTAGCGGCAATAAAAGATATTCCGGGTATTCACTCGGCATCTATGAGATCGGGATCGAACTTCTTCTCGGGTGCAGGTAGTTCGTATGCCTTAGGTTTCGTACTTCTTAAGGGATACGACGAAAGAACGACTCCAGAAACAAGTATTGAAGGAATTTTGGCAGAATTAAAGAAGAGAACGGCACATATTAAAACAGCCAAAACCATCTTCTTTGTTCCTCCTAGTATTCCAGGTTTCGGTAGTTCGGATGGTTTCGAATTACAGATTCTAGACAAAGCATCAGGTCAGTTATCTGGGTTGGATGAAGTGGCGACAAAATTCACAAATGAGATCATGAAATCTGATGTGATTGCCTTTGCCTCTAATTCATTTAACGTGAACTTCCCTCAGTTGGAGATGGAAATTGATGTAGCAAAAGCCAAAGAATCCAAAGTACTTATTGGAGATATTTTTAAGTCAATGCAAGGGTTTATTGGTGGTTATTATGTCGCCGACTTCACAAGGTTTGGTAAACAGCTGAGAGTGAATATGCAAGTAAAACCTGAAGATCGTAAGAATGCAGGAAGCTTGGACAATATGTTTGTGAGAAACAGTGAAGGTACCATGGTGCAGATTTCGGAATTTGTGAAATTGAAACGTTCTTATGGTCCTCAATCGATCAAACGTTTCAACTTATACAATGCAGTATCAGTGAACGGTGGTGTGATGCCAGGACACAGTTCTGGTGAGGCCATCAAAGAGATTGATAGAATTGCAGCCGAAACCTTACCGATGAATTATGAAATTGCTTACTCTGGTTTAACGAGAGAAGAGATCAGTTCATCAGGACAATCAGTTTATATTTTCATGTTAAGTATCTTGTTTACTTATCTGTTCTTGGCGGCACAATATGAAAGTTATGTATTGCCGTTTGCTGTATTGTTCTCCTTACCTTTTGGGGTATTAGGTGCTTATAGTTTTACGTATTGGAGAGGTTTGGAAAACAACATTTATTTCCAAATTGCCATGATTATGTTGGTAGGTCTACTTGCGAAGAATGCCATTCTGATTATTGAGTTCGCCCTCCAGCGAAGGAACGAAGGCTACTCCTTATACGATGCCGCCATCGAAGGAGCAAAAGAACGTATTCGTCCAATCTTAATGACCTCTTTTGCCTTCATTTTAGGTTTAACCCCATTAGTAATGGCCGAAGGAGTTGGTGCAGCAGGTAACAAATCAATTGGTACAGGTGCAATGGCAGGTATGTTGGTGGGGACCTTACTAGGTTTAATTTTTATCCCAGTATTGTTTGTGGTATTCCAAGGTCTTCATGAGAAGATTGTACCGAAAAGATCTCATCAAAAACGTAAAAAAGAGAAATTAGAACATGCATAA
- a CDS encoding TolC family protein → MHKIKYIWMGVLISTLFSSCLIRKEYNRTVEVDNDHLYRISNENVDKSENFGQIQWSDFFKDSLLNNYIQKSISNNYDVRIALENVEIAKSLFLQGKSVNLPSINGNVGAGYTQNSANTPVGSVFGNQQQYNVGVDVSWEADIWGKLKATTEASRMNLLTQEEVKKAIVSDLVSQVAYNYYRLIGYDKQKEILLKTIKSREESLEVTQALYESGELTLVAVKQTEALLYNSKVLLVEAEKNIEISENAISFLMGEAGQSIERDSIFNDQFDFQLDVGLPIQLLENRPDVKAAEYNLITAFENVNIAKANFYPSFRITASGGLQSIQVQDWFNPQSFLFNVLGQVTQPIWNQRQIKTNYEITQSQEKIALHNFEKQILLAGQEVSNSVLIIDKQEQKIINQEAECEAYRLAVQYSQDLLVSGSANYLEVVTARQNLLASELILVNNKLDKITELIRLYRALGGGWS, encoded by the coding sequence ATGCATAAAATTAAATATATATGGATGGGTGTGTTGATCAGCACACTCTTCTCTTCTTGTTTAATTCGTAAAGAATATAATCGAACAGTTGAAGTCGACAACGATCATCTCTACAGAATTAGTAATGAGAATGTAGATAAATCTGAAAACTTCGGACAAATACAGTGGTCAGACTTCTTTAAAGACAGCCTGCTGAATAACTATATCCAGAAATCAATATCAAATAATTACGACGTACGTATAGCTCTCGAAAATGTAGAGATTGCCAAGTCGTTGTTTTTGCAAGGTAAGAGTGTCAACCTTCCTTCAATCAATGGAAATGTAGGAGCAGGTTATACACAAAACTCAGCCAACACACCTGTAGGTAGTGTTTTTGGAAATCAGCAACAATACAATGTAGGTGTTGATGTTTCTTGGGAAGCTGATATTTGGGGTAAACTAAAAGCCACTACCGAAGCCTCAAGAATGAATTTACTCACCCAAGAGGAAGTTAAAAAAGCCATAGTATCTGATTTGGTAAGTCAGGTGGCTTATAACTATTACCGATTGATAGGGTATGATAAGCAAAAAGAAATCTTATTAAAAACGATCAAATCGAGAGAAGAAAGTTTAGAGGTAACACAAGCCCTATACGAATCAGGTGAATTGACTTTAGTCGCTGTAAAACAAACAGAAGCACTACTTTATAATTCTAAAGTACTTTTAGTTGAAGCAGAAAAGAACATCGAAATCTCTGAAAACGCCATCTCATTTTTAATGGGAGAAGCAGGTCAATCCATAGAAAGAGATTCCATTTTCAACGATCAATTTGATTTTCAATTAGACGTAGGTTTACCTATTCAACTTTTAGAAAATCGCCCAGACGTAAAAGCAGCGGAGTACAACCTTATCACCGCTTTCGAAAATGTAAATATCGCCAAAGCCAATTTCTATCCATCATTTAGAATTACGGCATCAGGTGGTCTCCAAAGTATTCAAGTCCAAGATTGGTTCAATCCTCAATCTTTCCTTTTCAATGTATTAGGACAAGTCACACAACCGATCTGGAATCAACGTCAGATTAAAACAAATTACGAAATCACACAGAGTCAAGAAAAAATAGCACTCCACAATTTCGAAAAACAAATCCTTCTTGCCGGTCAAGAAGTATCCAACTCCGTTTTAATCATCGATAAACAAGAGCAAAAAATCATCAACCAAGAAGCAGAATGTGAAGCCTACCGCCTTGCAGTACAATATTCTCAGGATCTCTTGGTCTCTGGTTCTGCCAACTACTTAGAAGTAGTCACCGCTCGCCAAAACCTTTTGGCTTCCGAACTTATCCTAGTAAATAACAAGCTGGATAAGATTACGGAGTTGATTAGGTTGTATAGAGCTTTAGGTGGGGGATGGAGTTGA
- a CDS encoding four helix bundle protein yields MSLVAEKSFQLSIRIVNSYKYLSDQKNEFIMSKQLLRSGTSIGANISEAEFAQSKSDFIHKLSISLKETNESIYWIRLLHATSYLTNIMYSSLLNDLKDIKHILMKIINTSKSKT; encoded by the coding sequence ATGAGTCTTGTTGCTGAAAAATCTTTCCAACTCTCTATTCGCATTGTCAACTCCTATAAATATCTTTCTGATCAGAAAAATGAATTTATAATGTCAAAACAATTATTGAGATCAGGTACGTCTATAGGAGCAAATATTTCAGAAGCAGAATTTGCACAAAGTAAATCAGACTTTATTCATAAACTGTCAATATCATTAAAAGAGACCAATGAAAGTATATATTGGATTCGCTTATTACATGCCACATCATATTTAACGAATATAATGTATTCGAGCCTTCTAAATGATCTCAAAGATATCAAACACATCTTGATGAAAATTATCAATACTTCAAAATCAAAAACGTAG